A region of Planktomarina temperata RCA23 DNA encodes the following proteins:
- a CDS encoding GNAT family N-acetyltransferase: MNPTNVPVTRSDRISIRLAQGTDLASIQSVIEAAFAAEENKLIRDLSADLFKETTRPPIKSLVAELGGKLIGYVCYSPVFLKSTSDVSGYILSPLAVSPEYQSQGIGSALINFGMDMLTKDGVGVLLVYGDPGYYQRFGFKEEIGRLFVPPYPLTYPVGWTGMTLNAITTSDTPTKFDCVSALSKPALW; encoded by the coding sequence ATGAACCCAACAAACGTACCGGTCACACGCTCGGACAGGATAAGCATCAGACTTGCTCAAGGCACAGACTTGGCATCTATCCAATCGGTTATTGAAGCTGCGTTTGCGGCTGAAGAGAATAAGCTTATTCGTGATTTATCTGCTGATCTTTTCAAAGAGACCACGCGCCCCCCGATCAAGTCATTGGTTGCTGAGCTCGGCGGCAAACTGATTGGCTATGTGTGCTATAGCCCCGTATTTTTGAAATCAACATCTGACGTCTCTGGATATATTCTTTCTCCACTTGCAGTATCTCCAGAATATCAAAGCCAAGGTATCGGCTCCGCTCTCATTAACTTTGGAATGGACATGCTCACAAAGGATGGTGTTGGCGTTTTACTGGTCTATGGTGACCCTGGTTACTATCAAAGGTTCGGTTTTAAGGAAGAAATTGGACGTTTATTCGTTCCACCATACCCATTGACGTATCCTGTCGGTTGGACGGGAATGACGTTGAATGCAATCACAACTTCCGACACACCGACTAAGTTTGACTGTGTGTCTGCTCTGTCTAAACCTGCCTTATGGTGA
- a CDS encoding cytochrome P450: MSPPLLPPKPPARPGRVSLWRYVKLFRRDLLSAQPAKLYRAWMAEFKTPFFRSYLVNQPELVDLVLKRRPRDFLKSNRVSEGLRPLLGNSVFLTNGAEWERQRRIIDPAFEGWRLREAYPAISAAAEAAVARLAPKAGGGPVEIEAETSFAAADVIFRTLFSIPIEDRMARQVFEEFKTYQRSQPVVNLAAFFSLPSWVPRPFSRRTRRSAEVIRRLITELTDKRAEALAAGTAPNDLATKIMTTKDPITGQLFSASEMVDQVAIFFLAGHETSASALSWALYLMATHPDYQEKVAREGAALGPQARFEDLRALRVTRDVFRETLRLYPPVPMMVREAAQAERFRGRDVASGSQVVLSPWHLHRHMRLWDNPDGFDPERWHSENGKHCQRAAYIPFSAGPRVCTGAGFAMLEGVLLLARLCAAYELTPIAEQVPQPVAHLTVRAQSGIWLNLRPRGI, translated from the coding sequence ATGAGCCCGCCCCTCCTGCCGCCAAAACCGCCCGCGCGGCCGGGGCGGGTGTCCTTGTGGCGCTATGTCAAACTGTTCCGGCGCGATTTGCTCTCGGCGCAACCGGCCAAACTTTACCGCGCTTGGATGGCGGAGTTCAAAACGCCCTTCTTTCGCAGCTATCTGGTCAATCAGCCCGAGCTTGTGGATTTGGTGCTCAAGCGCCGACCGCGAGATTTTCTGAAGTCAAACCGGGTCAGCGAAGGCTTGCGACCGCTTTTGGGAAATAGCGTGTTTTTGACCAATGGCGCCGAATGGGAGCGGCAGCGCCGGATTATTGATCCTGCATTTGAGGGGTGGCGTCTGCGCGAGGCCTATCCTGCAATATCAGCCGCTGCCGAGGCAGCCGTGGCGCGTCTTGCGCCTAAGGCCGGAGGCGGTCCTGTGGAGATAGAGGCGGAGACCAGCTTTGCCGCTGCGGATGTGATCTTTCGCACTTTATTCTCTATTCCAATTGAGGATCGCATGGCGCGGCAGGTGTTTGAGGAGTTCAAGACCTATCAACGCAGCCAACCGGTGGTCAATCTTGCCGCATTCTTTAGCTTGCCCAGCTGGGTTCCACGGCCCTTTTCCCGCAGAACCCGGCGCAGCGCGGAGGTGATACGCCGATTGATCACTGAGTTGACCGATAAGCGCGCAGAGGCGCTGGCGGCTGGCACAGCGCCCAATGATCTCGCGACAAAAATCATGACCACAAAAGACCCAATTACAGGGCAGCTGTTTTCCGCGTCCGAAATGGTGGATCAGGTCGCTATTTTCTTTTTGGCCGGGCATGAGACCAGTGCCTCTGCCCTGTCATGGGCGCTTTACCTAATGGCGACGCATCCAGACTATCAAGAGAAAGTGGCCCGGGAAGGGGCCGCTTTGGGGCCGCAGGCGCGATTTGAGGACCTGCGTGCGCTGCGTGTCACCCGGGACGTGTTTCGCGAAACTCTACGTCTGTACCCACCCGTGCCGATGATGGTTCGAGAGGCGGCCCAGGCCGAAAGATTTCGCGGACGTGATGTCGCGTCTGGCAGTCAGGTGGTACTGAGTCCTTGGCATCTGCATCGTCACATGCGGCTGTGGGACAATCCCGATGGGTTTGATCCTGAGCGTTGGCACAGTGAGAACGGAAAACACTGCCAGCGCGCCGCCTATATTCCGTTTTCTGCGGGTCCGCGGGTCTGCACCGGGGCCGGTTTTGCGATGCTTGAGGGGGTATTGCTGCTCGCGCGGTTGTGTGCGGCTTATGAACTTACACCCATAGCAGAGCAGGTCCCGCAGCCTGTCGCGCATCTGACGGTGCGCGCGCAAAGTGGAATTTGGCTGAATCTGCGGCCACGTGGGATTTGA
- a CDS encoding sulfurtransferase TusA family protein, which translates to MTWDEELDAIGLLCPLPVLKARKRLMAMPEGAVLLMRADDPAAIVDVPHFCAEAGHRLISQDSEGAELRFFIRKSGG; encoded by the coding sequence ATGACTTGGGACGAAGAATTGGATGCCATTGGGCTATTATGCCCCTTACCGGTGCTCAAAGCCCGCAAACGCTTGATGGCAATGCCTGAGGGCGCTGTTTTACTCATGCGGGCCGATGACCCGGCCGCCATCGTTGATGTGCCGCATTTCTGCGCTGAGGCGGGGCACAGACTGATATCGCAAGATAGCGAAGGCGCAGAACTGCGATTTTTCATACGAAAAAGCGGCGGATAG
- a CDS encoding HAD-IA family hydrolase, with translation MLKPCVVFDLDGTLADTSGDLLKAANSCFRGLGLGDLLQAPQDSGIALRGGRAMLSAGFERAGWADMSEIDRQYPILLQAYGADISELTVFYPGALNAVARLRASGYAVAICTNKPEALAVQLMQALNASAYFDALVGADTLAQRKPDPAPLWEAVERAGGDRARVCLIGDTVTDRSTAANADIPSVLVTFGPGGGDMEALAPAALLHHFDDLPDVVAQLIG, from the coding sequence ATGCTCAAACCCTGCGTGGTCTTTGACCTGGATGGCACGCTTGCCGATACAAGTGGAGATTTGCTCAAAGCGGCCAACAGCTGTTTTCGCGGCCTTGGGCTGGGTGATCTGCTGCAGGCGCCACAGGACAGCGGCATTGCCTTGCGCGGCGGGCGGGCGATGCTCAGCGCTGGGTTCGAGCGGGCCGGCTGGGCGGATATGTCTGAAATAGATCGGCAATATCCAATTTTATTGCAGGCCTATGGTGCCGATATCTCGGAGCTGACGGTCTTTTACCCCGGTGCTCTGAACGCAGTGGCCCGGCTGCGTGCCTCTGGATATGCGGTGGCGATTTGCACCAATAAGCCTGAAGCTCTGGCGGTGCAGTTGATGCAGGCTTTAAACGCCAGCGCCTATTTTGACGCTTTGGTGGGCGCAGATACGCTGGCGCAGCGCAAACCGGACCCGGCGCCCCTGTGGGAGGCGGTGGAGCGCGCCGGTGGGGATCGCGCGCGGGTCTGTTTGATTGGGGATACGGTCACGGACCGTTCAACCGCCGCAAATGCTGACATCCCATCGGTGCTGGTGACCTTTGGGCCGGGCGGGGGCGATATGGAGGCCTTGGCGCCCGCAGCTTTACTGCATCACTTTGATGATCTGCCCGATGTGGTCGCTCAGCTGATCGGTTGA
- the glmU gene encoding bifunctional UDP-N-acetylglucosamine diphosphorylase/glucosamine-1-phosphate N-acetyltransferase GlmU: MNIALIILAAGKGTRMQSELPKVLHEVAGAPMLVHAMRAGRALDPKRTIIIAGHGFEAVSAAACAEDPEVEVVRQEAQLGTGHAVDQARAALSDFDGTVIVLYGDCPLIQSRTLEELSATLSDSAVSVLGFEAKDPARYGRLITDGDKLKRIVEFKDASPAERAVSLCNSGVMAASAGLLFDLLSEIDANNASGELYLTDVIGKAVARGLPCTAVRCAERETLGVNSRVELMQAEKEFQNLRRTEALEDGVTMPAPETVHFSYDTVIGRDTIIEQNVVFGPGVTVESGAQIRAFSHLEGAHVSRGCIIGPYARLRPGAELAEDVKIGNFVEIKASALEEGAKVNHLSYIGDAHIGARANIGAGTVTCNYDGVMKHHTSIGEEAFIGSNTMLVAPVTVGQEAMTASGSVITQDVPAGSLAIARAKQDNKPGLALKLMKKLRALKAARRNKTKD, encoded by the coding sequence ATGAATATCGCACTCATCATTCTTGCCGCGGGAAAAGGCACCCGAATGCAATCTGAGCTGCCAAAAGTTTTGCACGAGGTGGCCGGTGCCCCCATGTTGGTCCACGCTATGCGCGCCGGGCGGGCCTTGGACCCTAAACGGACGATTATTATCGCTGGCCATGGCTTTGAGGCGGTGAGCGCTGCTGCGTGCGCCGAAGATCCAGAGGTGGAAGTTGTGCGGCAAGAAGCCCAATTGGGCACCGGTCACGCCGTCGATCAAGCCCGCGCCGCATTGAGTGATTTTGATGGAACCGTCATTGTTCTTTACGGTGATTGCCCCCTTATTCAATCGCGCACCCTCGAGGAATTAAGCGCCACGCTCAGCGACTCGGCCGTCTCAGTGCTTGGATTTGAGGCGAAAGATCCGGCGCGATATGGCCGGTTGATCACAGATGGTGACAAATTGAAGCGAATTGTTGAATTCAAAGACGCCAGCCCCGCCGAAAGAGCGGTGAGCCTTTGCAACAGCGGCGTCATGGCCGCCTCCGCGGGCCTCCTCTTCGATTTATTGTCAGAAATTGATGCGAACAACGCCTCCGGGGAGCTCTATTTAACCGATGTCATTGGCAAGGCCGTGGCGCGCGGCTTGCCATGCACGGCAGTTCGTTGCGCAGAGCGCGAAACGCTTGGCGTCAACAGCCGGGTTGAATTGATGCAGGCCGAAAAAGAGTTCCAAAATCTGCGCCGCACGGAGGCTTTAGAGGATGGCGTGACTATGCCGGCCCCCGAAACCGTGCATTTTTCCTATGATACCGTCATTGGTCGCGATACAATCATTGAGCAAAACGTGGTTTTCGGCCCGGGTGTCACGGTCGAAAGCGGCGCTCAGATCCGCGCGTTTTCACATTTGGAAGGCGCGCATGTCTCGCGCGGTTGCATCATTGGCCCATATGCCCGCCTACGCCCCGGCGCGGAACTGGCCGAGGATGTCAAAATTGGCAATTTTGTGGAAATCAAAGCCAGCGCTCTCGAAGAAGGCGCTAAGGTCAACCACCTGTCCTATATTGGCGATGCGCACATCGGCGCCAGGGCCAATATCGGCGCCGGTACGGTCACCTGCAACTATGATGGGGTGATGAAGCATCACACAAGTATAGGCGAAGAGGCCTTTATCGGCTCAAACACAATGCTGGTTGCACCGGTCACCGTCGGGCAAGAAGCTATGACCGCCAGCGGATCGGTGATCACGCAGGATGTGCCCGCCGGAAGTCTGGCCATTGCCCGCGCCAAACAAGACAATAAACCTGGATTGGCTTTGAAATTAATGAAAAAATTGCGCGCGCTTAAGGCCGCAAGACGAAATAAGACGAAGGATTGA
- a CDS encoding MmgE/PrpD family protein has translation MTTPEGILDFIAELTWDDLPPQVRRQSKLCLLDLIGVGAGGAGTKLSRIIRDYSALDMGGALPMMFDGRGASVSGVALAGGMTIDALDGHDGFNPAKGHAGCGVLPALYGLAQELGDVSGQEFLLCLTLGYELACRTAMAQHASVPDYHTSGAWVAVAVAGLAARLMGLDRAQTAHAMGIAEYHGPRSQMMRCIDHPTMLKDGSGWGAMCGVSAARLAARGFTGAPALTLSTDHWRDLGDTWLICQQYFKPYPVCRWAQAPIAAVLDLQKRHGFDSRAITALHIVSFHESVRLGTKQVTTTEEAQYSTSFPCALALVHGTVLPEHVAEAALDHPEVQRLSSILTMGEDAAANKAFPNRRMARAEITLAAGDRLQSDWFEPEWDPTDPPSKEDLEAKFFNYAGPVLGQARSQAIHRAIETLGHTASAQPLLDLLAQPIS, from the coding sequence ATGACGACACCAGAGGGGATTTTAGACTTCATCGCCGAGCTCACCTGGGACGACCTGCCACCGCAGGTGCGCAGGCAAAGCAAATTGTGCCTTCTGGATCTCATCGGCGTTGGAGCCGGTGGCGCTGGCACAAAATTGTCGCGCATTATTCGCGACTATAGCGCCTTGGATATGGGCGGCGCGCTGCCCATGATGTTCGACGGGCGCGGAGCCTCCGTCTCTGGCGTGGCGCTTGCCGGCGGGATGACCATTGATGCGCTTGATGGCCATGATGGGTTTAACCCGGCCAAAGGGCACGCGGGCTGCGGCGTGCTGCCGGCGCTTTATGGGCTGGCGCAAGAGTTGGGCGACGTCTCGGGTCAGGAATTTTTGCTCTGCCTCACGCTTGGCTATGAGCTGGCCTGCCGCACCGCTATGGCACAGCATGCCAGCGTTCCAGATTATCACACCTCTGGGGCTTGGGTGGCCGTGGCGGTTGCCGGCCTGGCCGCACGCCTGATGGGGCTGGACCGCGCGCAGACCGCACATGCCATGGGGATTGCAGAATATCACGGCCCCCGGAGCCAAATGATGCGCTGTATCGATCACCCAACAATGCTCAAGGATGGCTCCGGTTGGGGGGCAATGTGCGGGGTCTCTGCGGCACGTTTGGCCGCGCGCGGCTTCACCGGCGCCCCTGCGCTCACACTCAGCACTGACCATTGGCGAGATTTGGGAGACACTTGGCTGATCTGTCAACAATATTTCAAGCCCTACCCCGTCTGCCGTTGGGCACAAGCACCGATTGCGGCGGTGCTGGACCTGCAAAAACGCCATGGCTTTGACAGCCGAGCCATCACCGCGCTGCATATCGTATCCTTTCACGAATCCGTGCGATTGGGCACAAAACAGGTCACAACGACCGAAGAGGCGCAGTATTCAACCTCCTTCCCATGCGCTCTCGCCTTGGTGCATGGCACCGTCTTGCCCGAACATGTCGCTGAGGCAGCACTGGACCACCCGGAGGTTCAGCGTCTGTCTTCGATACTAACGATGGGCGAGGATGCGGCAGCGAATAAAGCCTTTCCCAACCGGCGCATGGCGCGCGCTGAGATTACCTTGGCGGCCGGAGACCGCCTGCAATCGGACTGGTTCGAACCGGAATGGGACCCGACCGACCCGCCAAGCAAAGAAGATTTGGAAGCAAAATTTTTTAACTATGCCGGCCCGGTTCTCGGCCAGGCGCGCAGTCAAGCGATCCACCGCGCCATTGAGACGCTGGGCCACACCGCCAGCGCACAGCCCTTGCTTGATCTTTTGGCTCAACCGATCAGCTGA
- a CDS encoding DNA alkylation repair protein has product MLIEDAIAMLQLHEVPGKAAKMRAYYKVERVYWGLTTPVLDDQARQWRQDLSLADRLQLAAELWASNAHEGRICAAKLLTQARIRPDDNAAWQLLQTWLAEVDCAAICDHLCLAGHRRLSADVTRMDEMAAWPQSPHLWTRRAALAMTLPWAKMRNPNAANLAIRERALGWAAGLAEDPSKIIQQAVAEWVYELSRKSPERAQGFLDAHGHKLRNAARRDASRKLPRPA; this is encoded by the coding sequence ATGTTGATCGAAGATGCCATTGCCATGCTGCAGCTGCATGAAGTCCCCGGCAAGGCGGCAAAAATGCGGGCCTATTACAAGGTTGAGCGTGTGTATTGGGGTTTAACCACCCCGGTGCTGGACGATCAGGCCCGCCAATGGCGCCAGGACCTGTCGCTGGCAGATCGCCTGCAATTGGCCGCTGAACTGTGGGCGAGCAACGCCCATGAGGGCCGCATTTGCGCCGCAAAATTGCTGACGCAGGCCCGCATCCGTCCCGATGACAACGCCGCTTGGCAATTGCTGCAAACCTGGCTGGCGGAAGTCGATTGCGCGGCCATTTGCGATCATCTCTGCCTGGCTGGGCACCGGCGCTTGAGCGCGGATGTGACGCGCATGGATGAGATGGCCGCCTGGCCGCAAAGCCCGCATTTATGGACCCGCAGAGCTGCATTGGCCATGACATTGCCCTGGGCCAAAATGCGCAATCCGAACGCGGCGAATTTGGCGATCCGCGAGCGCGCACTGGGGTGGGCCGCTGGGCTTGCCGAGGATCCGTCCAAAATCATACAACAGGCCGTGGCCGAGTGGGTCTATGAGCTGTCACGAAAGTCACCCGAGCGGGCACAGGGCTTTTTGGATGCGCATGGCCATAAACTCCGCAACGCTGCCCGCAGGGATGCCAGCCGCAAATTGCCCAGACCCGCATAA
- the glmS gene encoding glutamine--fructose-6-phosphate transaminase (isomerizing), with product MCGIVGVLGNHQVAPILVEALKRLEYRGYDSAGIATVNAGHLERRRAVGKLVNLSDRLVEEPLSGKAGIGHTRWATHGAPTTLNAHPHKAGPVAVVHNGIVENFKELRTELNALGLTHETDTDTETVALLTQYYMSQGHSPQEAAQKTIARLEGAFALAFLFQGEDDLMIAARKGSPLAIGHGDGEAYVGSDAIALAPLTDKITYLEEGDFAVITRSSIEIYDENGTLANREMRTIAIDAARVDKGGYKHFMAKEIAEQPSVLKNTLSHYQNADASEVELPDHNIDLAHIDRLTMVACGTAFYAALTAKYWFEKIARVPVDVDVASEFRYREPPVSPGTCALFVSQSGETADTLAALRYMASQNATILSVVNVPESSIARESDLVLPLHAGVEIGVASTKAFTAQLAVLALLAIKIAYARGAIDAAQYRTHIAELNRLPGLISQALGIDGAVQDIAKKLATAQDIIFLGRGALYPLAMEGALKLKEISYIHAEGYPSGELKHGPIALIDKSVPVVVMAPMDPLFDKSVSNMQEVMARSGQVLLISCKQGLKTAAEGTWAQITMPTTPDLLAPIIYAIPAQLLAYHTALAKGTDADQPRNLAKSVTVE from the coding sequence ATGTGCGGAATTGTTGGCGTATTAGGAAATCACCAAGTCGCTCCAATCTTGGTCGAAGCGCTCAAACGCCTGGAATACCGCGGCTATGACAGCGCCGGCATCGCCACGGTCAACGCAGGCCATCTCGAACGCCGCCGGGCAGTTGGCAAGCTGGTAAACCTGTCGGACCGTTTGGTTGAAGAACCCTTGTCGGGCAAAGCGGGCATAGGCCATACCCGCTGGGCAACCCATGGCGCCCCCACCACCTTAAACGCCCATCCCCATAAAGCTGGGCCTGTGGCTGTGGTGCACAATGGCATTGTTGAAAATTTTAAGGAATTACGCACAGAATTAAACGCTCTCGGACTGACCCATGAGACCGACACAGACACGGAAACCGTGGCGCTTTTAACCCAATATTACATGTCGCAAGGCCACAGCCCCCAAGAGGCCGCGCAAAAAACCATAGCCCGCCTAGAGGGGGCCTTCGCCCTCGCGTTTCTCTTTCAAGGCGAAGATGACTTGATGATTGCTGCGCGCAAAGGCTCTCCATTGGCCATCGGGCACGGCGATGGTGAAGCCTATGTGGGCTCGGATGCCATCGCATTGGCCCCTCTGACAGATAAAATCACCTATCTCGAAGAGGGTGATTTTGCCGTGATCACCCGATCATCTATTGAAATTTATGACGAAAATGGCACTCTGGCCAATCGCGAGATGCGCACAATCGCCATCGATGCCGCACGCGTCGACAAAGGTGGCTATAAGCACTTCATGGCCAAAGAGATTGCCGAGCAACCGTCGGTGCTCAAAAACACGCTGAGCCATTACCAAAACGCGGATGCCTCAGAGGTTGAGCTGCCAGACCATAATATTGATCTGGCCCATATTGACCGGCTGACCATGGTGGCCTGCGGTACGGCCTTTTATGCGGCTCTGACGGCGAAATATTGGTTTGAAAAGATTGCGCGCGTGCCAGTCGATGTCGATGTTGCCTCCGAGTTTCGCTACCGTGAGCCCCCGGTCAGCCCTGGAACCTGCGCCCTCTTTGTCAGCCAATCGGGTGAGACCGCCGACACGCTGGCCGCGCTGCGCTATATGGCCTCACAAAACGCAACCATCCTATCGGTGGTGAACGTGCCCGAAAGCTCCATTGCGCGGGAAAGTGATCTTGTTTTGCCGCTGCATGCGGGGGTCGAAATTGGTGTGGCCTCGACCAAAGCCTTCACCGCGCAGCTGGCAGTTTTGGCCCTGCTGGCAATCAAAATTGCCTATGCCCGGGGCGCAATTGATGCCGCACAATATCGCACCCATATCGCAGAGCTGAACCGCCTGCCCGGTCTGATCAGCCAAGCGCTCGGCATTGACGGCGCTGTGCAAGACATTGCCAAAAAATTAGCAACAGCGCAGGATATCATCTTCTTGGGGCGCGGTGCGCTCTACCCTCTGGCCATGGAGGGCGCTCTTAAATTAAAAGAAATCAGCTACATACACGCCGAAGGTTATCCTTCGGGTGAGCTGAAACACGGGCCCATCGCTCTGATCGACAAGTCTGTGCCCGTGGTGGTCATGGCCCCCATGGATCCTCTTTTCGACAAATCAGTCTCCAATATGCAAGAGGTCATGGCCCGATCTGGCCAAGTGCTGTTGATCTCCTGCAAGCAAGGGCTAAAGACAGCGGCGGAGGGCACCTGGGCACAAATCACGATGCCCACAACCCCCGATCTTCTGGCCCCCATCATCTACGCCATCCCCGCGCAACTGCTCGCCTATCATACGGCACTGGCCAAGGGCACTGATGCCGATCAACCCCGCAACCTGGCCAAGTCTGTCACAGTGGAATAA
- a CDS encoding cytochrome c biogenesis CcdA family protein — translation MLGIDLWDAGLMPAMFVALLGGLISFASPCVLPIVPPYLAYMGGVSMDDMSATAQARRRVVLAALFFVLGLSTVFILLGFTASSFGRLFLSNQDWFVSGAGILVMVFGAHFLGVIRIGILDREARIEGGDRGGSAFGAYILGLAFAFGWTPCLGPILGTILALAADTANPAKGVILLATYAAGLGMPFVLVAVFFPSLKGLMAWMKRHMMRIERIMGLLLWTVGLIMVTGQFTQFSWWILEQFPALSTLG, via the coding sequence ATGTTGGGAATTGATCTATGGGATGCCGGGCTGATGCCGGCCATGTTTGTGGCGCTGCTCGGCGGGTTGATCAGCTTTGCCAGCCCCTGTGTTTTGCCCATCGTTCCGCCCTATTTGGCCTATATGGGCGGGGTGAGCATGGATGATATGAGCGCTACCGCACAGGCCCGTCGGCGTGTGGTTTTGGCCGCCCTGTTTTTTGTTTTGGGCCTGTCCACTGTGTTCATCCTACTGGGGTTTACCGCCTCAAGTTTTGGCCGCCTGTTTTTGTCCAATCAAGATTGGTTTGTCAGCGGCGCTGGCATTTTGGTGATGGTGTTCGGCGCGCATTTCCTGGGCGTGATCCGCATCGGAATTTTGGACCGCGAAGCGCGGATTGAGGGGGGGGACCGCGGTGGTTCGGCCTTTGGTGCCTATATTTTGGGGCTGGCCTTCGCCTTTGGCTGGACGCCTTGTTTGGGTCCTATTCTGGGCACAATCCTCGCACTTGCCGCCGATACGGCCAATCCCGCCAAAGGGGTCATCCTGCTCGCCACCTATGCGGCGGGCCTTGGGATGCCCTTTGTGCTGGTGGCGGTGTTCTTCCCGTCTCTCAAAGGTCTAATGGCTTGGATGAAACGCCATATGATGCGGATCGAACGGATCATGGGTTTGCTGCTCTGGACCGTTGGATTGATCATGGTCACGGGGCAGTTTACCCAGTTCAGCTGGTGGATTTTGGAGCAATTTCCCGCCCTTTCAACCTTGGGGTGA